In a single window of the Tigriopus californicus strain San Diego chromosome 2, Tcal_SD_v2.1, whole genome shotgun sequence genome:
- the LOC131892592 gene encoding uncharacterized protein K02A2.6-like, which translates to MNNDIEQVVSSCSTCQLHLWSQQPEPLVHSTSSQPFESVSVDLFESACAHYLIMVHRFLGWPCISRLGRMGTRAVTDILRDWFVDYGVPQIIRSDGGPQFRSEFQDFCRDMHITHQLSSAYHPASNGHAESAVKSMKMLLQKYENNWRYFRQSLLEWRNVPRADGLSPAQWLFGRRLRTQVPGHPASYDCLSDGDFLAALSKRNVDKGKVQDNFNARSSVLTPLSPNTNVLVQDPHSKKWNQSATVIRVRENGQSYLSYLL; encoded by the coding sequence ATGAACAACGATATCGAGCAAGTGGTTAGCTCGTGTTCCACATGCCAATTACATCTTTGGAGTCAACAGCCTGAACCCCTTGTCCATTCCACGTCCTCCCAACCATTTGAGTCCGTTTCCGTGGATCTCTTTGAGAGTGCTTGTGCACATTATCTCATCATGGTCCATCGGTTCTTGGGATGGCCCTGCATCTCCCGCTTGGGCCGGATGGGCACCAGGGCCGTCACAGACATCCTACGGGATTGGTTTGTGGATTATGGCGTTCCCCAAATCATTCGCTCCGATGGAGGCCCTCAATTTCGATCAGAATTTCAAGATTTCTGCCGTGATATGCATATCACTCATCAATTATCCTCCGCCTATCACCCAGCCTCAAATGGTCACGCCGAATCCGCGGTCAAGTCAATGAAGATGCTGCTCCAAAAATATGAGAATAATTGGCGTTATTTCCGGCAATCTCTTCTCGAATGGAGAAACGTGCCCCGTGCAGATGGCCTCAGCCCGGCCCAATGGCTCTTTGGCCGCCGACTTCGTACGCAGGTTCCCGGCCATCCCGCCTCTTATGATTGCCTTTCCGATGGCGATTTTCTGGCGGCCCTTTCGAAACGCAATGTGGACAAGGGAAAGGTCCAGGATAACTTTAATGCCCGTTCTTCTGTTCTCACGCCACTTTCTCCCAACACCAACGTGCTCGTTCAGGATCCCcattccaagaaatggaatcaatccGCCACCGTCATCCGGGTCCGTGAGAATGGACAAtcatacctttcataccttctatga